Part of the Candidatus Hydrogenedentota bacterium genome, AAGATGCTATGCAGGACCTTTGGAGCGTCTTGCCCGCGTGGACGGGAACGGTGGCGCGCTTGCCCGCCGCGTTCTTGTAGATGTGATGGCTTCCGCTCGACCGGGTGAGGGAGAAACCGCGCTGTTCGAGAACGCGGACAATCTCCCTGGCCGTGACGCGGCAGCCGTTCGCTCATACGGCCACTTCGACCGTGGTAAGATTGATGCTCTCGGAGACTTTGATTTCCTCGCCGCCAGCCAGGCGGTCTTCGACGTGGAGCCGGATGGCGTCGGCAAGGTTGGCCCGGGCCTCCTCAAAGGTGTCGCCGCTGGAGTAGCACCCCTGTAGTTCAGGACAGAAAGCGTAATAGCCATCTTCGTCTTTCTCGATCACGGCGGCGAAATGATAGATTCTCATCGGTCTAGCCTTCTTTCATGTTCGGTGCCAGATGTTTGAGTATAGGGCGGCGGGCCAAATTGATCAAGTATTCAGGTATTGGCGGTCGAGAAGGGCGGGACGCCCGGGATGGCGACGATGCCATGCGGCAGGGCAATCGCGTTTAAACTTCGTGTCCGAGTTGATCCCCCGATCAGCCACCTGCATTTTAGAAAAAGGCGCTCCAGCACGCTCACATTCCTTGATTCGAGGTTTCCAATCCTCCCCCGCAAACCCACATCCATCCCGATCCAGTTTAAATGCGATTGCCCTGTGCCATGCGGGCGTGCCTTCCTCGTGGTAGTATGATGGTGTGCGATGCGGATTGGTGCATTGGTTTCAGTACAATGGAAAGTAGACGGCAATGACCACCTATTCGAGAGAGGATTCTCCCGAGACACTGCCGCTGACGGACGGGCAAAAGGCGGAGCTGGATCGGCGGCTCCCCGCGTGGCGCGAGCGGCCTTCGGAGGGGGCGTCGTGGCCGGTCGTCCGGGCGCGGCTTCAGAACCGGGGATGAACCCGGCATTGCTCGTCTGCCCCGAGGCGGAAACTGGATTTGAAGGAAGCGTTCGGGGCGCCGGCGGGGGAGTGCTATCCGTGGTTCGGTGGCGGTTCAGTCCTCACTTGTGTCTTTGATGTGTTTTCGGGGCGCCTTGGGCGGCAGAAAATTCTCCTCCGTCACCACGCTCTTTCCGGTCTTCTTTTCCAATTCGAGCCGCGCCCCTTTCGCGATCCGTCCCCCTTTCCTTCCCGCCGCCGCGTTCTCCGGCATGCCGGTGGCCTGCACGCTTTCGGCGATTTGGCGGGTGGAGAGTTCGGCGAGCGCCGTGAAGATGAGTTCCGCTTCGCTCATGTGGTCGCGCAGGTTTTGCGTTTTCAGGCCCTTGAGGTCTTTGTGCTTCTTGACGGAGACGCCGCTCCATTCCTGGTGGATGATGTTGGTGAGGATGGCGTATTCCTCTTCCCCCGAGATTTCGTGGTCCTTCCAGTAGTCGGTCAGCTTGTTGCGGGTCTCCTGGCCCATCATCCGCTGCTGGATCCACTTTTCGCTGCGGCCGTGCTGGCGCCAGTAATCCCGGGCGCGGTCGAGGGAGCGGGCGGGGTCGCCCATGTCCTGAATCCGCTCGTACCCCACCTTCGCGAGCCAGAGTTTGATGGGCTCGGCCTTCGGGCTGGGGACGGACTGGATGAGGCGGAGGAGGGTCTCGGGATTGGCTACGTCCGTCATATACAATTTTCCGTCGGCCGCGGGTAATTTCAGTCGGTTACAATCTGTAACCGACTGACTGCCCTCTTTCTTCAGGCGGTTCTTCAGGACTTTCCAGTAATTGCGGGCCGCCTGATAATCCGGTTGCTGGATGAGCGCAGCGATGATGTCCACCACGGAGAAGTACCAGGTTTCCGTTGCCTCGTCATAGACCCGGCGGATCTTGAAGTCTTCGAAGACGGCGAGGGCGTTTTCGTTTTTCGCCCCTGTCGTGTTGCCCTGCTCTCGTTTCGCCATCGTGCGCCTCCCCTTGGTGGAACGTCCTGGAGCCGAGTTTCCGTGTCGACGCCCTGGAGTATAGACGTTCCGGAATGCCTGATCAAGTGTTCAGGTATTGGCGGTCGAGACGGACGGGACGCCTATCCTACGTTTGAGCAGGCTTGCGCCGGCAATGGACAGGCGGGACGCCTATCCTACGTTCGAGCAGACTTGCGCCGGCATTGGACGGGCGGGACGCCTATCCTACGCTCAGCCCTATTCCGCCACCCGAAAATTCGCCGACTGCCCCAGGAACGTCCGCGGGTTGTCCCACGTCAGCCGCTGGATCGTCGCGTCCGAGTGCCCCCGGCGCTTGAGCTCGATCCTTGCCTTCGGCACCGCCAGCGGATCGCTGATGCCCCAGTCGCAGGCGGAATTCATCCAGAGCCGCTCCGTGCCGTGCATTTCGATGATGTCGGCGGCGCGCTGGCTGGTGCATTTGGTTTCGGGGTAGAGGGTCATACCGGCCCAGTAGCCGCGATCGAGGACCTCGGCGACGGTGTGTTCCTCGACGTGGTCGATGAGGACGCGGCCGGGGTCGGCGCCGTGGTTCTTGAGGGCGTCGAGGATGATCAGCGTGCCCTTGCGCTTGTCTTCGAGGTGGGGGGTATGCACGAGGATGAGCTGGTCGTGCTGGAGCGCGAGGCTGATCTGCTCTTCGAGGATGGACAGCTCGTTGCGGGTGTTCTTGTTGAGGCCGATTTCGCCGACGCCCAGAACATTGGGCTTCTGGAGGAATTCCGGGATAATCGCGATGACCTCCCGCGCGAAGCCGGGGTCGTCGCCTTCCTTCGGGTTGATGCAGATCCAGCAGTAGTGCTGAATGCCGAATTTCTTCGCCCGCGCCGGCTCGTATTCCGTCAGCTGCCGGAAGTAGTCGTAAAAGCCCTTCACCGATGCGCGGTCAAAGCCCGCCCAGAAGGCCGGCTCCGAAATCGCCACGCAACCCGCCAGCGCCATGCGCTCGTAGTCGTCCGTCGTGCGGGAAACCATGTGTCCGTGCGGTTCGATGTACTTCACGTCGACTTCTCCGGCGCCGCGCCGAGGGCGCCCTTCATGCCGCGCGCGGACTCGGGGATTTCCGTGGAGGGATCGCTCAACAGCTCCAGCACACGCCGCGCGCGCTCGCCCTGGCCGTCGCCCAGGAGCCCCAGCGCGTCCCGCAGCGCGGCCACGCGGAAGTCGTCGCGCGCGGGCGGGCCATCGGCGGCGCGCTCGAGCCGGTCGAGAAACGCCGCGATATCGAGCACCTTCGCCCGGTGTTCCAGGAAGTACGCGTCCACGATTTCCCGATAGGTCATGGGGCAGCTGCTTGGGTAATTCATACGCAACTTCCTACGGTGCGCCCAACAGGGAGCGGTACTGTGCCACGCGATCCGGCTTCGCCGGTTCGTGTGTCAGGAGCAACGTGTGCCGGGTATCCAGCCATTGTGCTCAATCGAGCGGCACAATTGGAAACCGTCACAGGCCGCTGGGTTTCCAATGCTCTTGGGGGCGCCACGCTCATCTCACAACGGGCACACGAACCGGCGTTGCCGGATCGCGTGGCACGGGCGTTGAAGCGCCGCGGTTGGATCATGGTAGTCCGCTCCCCGGTTCAGCGAGGGCCGGTTGCCAGGCCCGGAGCGTTTCCAGGGCCTGTTTCATTACGGCATCGTCTATTTCATGCACTTCGAAGGCGTCCCCCGCCGCGCGGATCATGGGGATCGACCGTTGGCCGCCCAGGTGTTCCTGAAACTCCGCCAGGCCGCAGAGCAGCGCGTCGCCGTCCGCCATCGCGGCGTGATAACGCGGAAAGCCCAGGGCGTCCAGGCAATGGAGGATGCGTTCATGCTCCGCCTCGGGCAGCCAGCCCTGCAACCGCGCATAGGTCACGTCCAGCGCCAGCCCGATAGCCACCGCCGTCCCGTGCCGCACTTCGTAGCGGCTCAGCTGTTCGAGCTTGTGCGCCGCCCAGTGCCCGAAATCGAGCGGGCGCGCCTCGCCCCGTTCAAAGGGGTCGCCGTTCCGCGTAATGTGGTCGAAATGGTGCTTCGCCGAAGCGCGCAAAATCGGGATCGCCGCCTCTTCGTCCCGCGCGTGGATTGCGCTCGCGCTTCGCTCGATGGCGTCAAAAAGCGCCGGATCCTTGAGCAGCGCCACCTTCACCGCCTCGCTGAAGCCCGCGGCCCAGTCTTCGTCGTCCAGCGTCGCAAGCGTAGCCTCGTCGTGGATCACCGCCCACGGCACATCGTAAACCCCCAGGTAGTTCTTCTGGTCGAACGCGTTGATGCCGTTTTTCACCCCCAGCGCCGAATCCGACTGGCTCAACGTGGTCGTTGCGATGCGGATCAGGCGCACACCCCGGTGCGCTAAGGAGGCCGCCAGCCCTACCGCATCCAACAGCGCGCCGCCCCCCGCCACAATCACATACGAGCGGCGGCAGAGGTGCGCCTCGCTGATCAGTTCGAGGGCCCGATCCAGCGTCGCGCGATCGCGCTTGGCCGTCTCGCCGCCCGGCAGCACGCAGGGCGGCGCGACCAACTCCAGGCGGTCGTGGTGCGCGTCGAAATAGCCGGCGGCCTCGCGCAGCAATTCGGACTGGGCGCGCGCCAGCCCTTCGTCCACAACCAGGACGCAACGCGCGCGGGACCCTTCCGGGGCCTCCGCAAGGTCCGCAAGCAGGGGATTGTCTATCTGGAACACCCCGCGGGTACAGCGCAACCGGTGCGCGTACTGAACGCGGAATGTGGCATCGAGTTCCATCGTACTGTGGGGCCTTCTGTCGTGCCTCGCTGAAGCGCGGGCGCCATGGCGGCGGGCGGGCGCGCCAGGAGGGAAAAACCAGCGATTCCAATTGTGCCGCCGCGCGCCAGAGCGACGAATGCGCGGCGATTGACATTCCCGCGGAACCGCAATCGCGACAAAGCCTTATCTTACGCCGGAAGGGGGGCGCTGTCAAATTTCGGGGCGCCGATGGGTTGCGGTTGGGTGTTCGGATGTGCGATTATCGCGGCGAATGCGAACATGAACGAACATTCACGGAGTCTCCCCGATGACACCCTCCCCAGCACCGTTCAGGCCGGTCCAAATATCGCTCGCGGACCTCTGCGGGCGCGAATTCGTCGCGGCGGCGGCGGGCGCCCGCGCCTGGCTCACCGGCGAACACGCCACCGCGCTCGAGGCCGAGGCCGTCCGTCCGGTGTCCTTCTTTCCCGTCGCCTTCGAACAGCGCCTGATCGATATGCTGCCCCACGTCGGCGCGGTGGTCGCGCCCTCGCTTCCCGGATCCGCCGCCGGCGCCTCGACGGCGAATTTCAACCGCGCGACGCGGGCGGCGATGGCACCCCTGAGTGGTCTGGGCTACTTCCGCATCGGGGAAGACGGGCGGCTGTACCTGGCGACGAAGAGCGAACACTACCACGCTTCGCTGGGACACGGGTTTCCCGGCTACGCGCTGGTGGACATCGCGAAGCGCCTCGGAATTCCCAACGCGACCCACAACAACACCCGCGGGCACATCACCCGCCGCCTGGAAGAGGAGCTGGTGGCGGCGGCGAACGGAATCTCCCCGGACGACCACGCGGCGATGGGTCTGGTGCTGGCGTCGGACCGTCTCGACGTCCTGAACCGCGTGCTGAACCTGGAAACGGGCAGCCTCGCGGTGGAGGCCGCCCTGAAAATGATCCTCGCGCGCTTCTACCGCATGCAGACAGGGCTCGCGGAGCCGCGCTACGCGGGGAAGACGCCCGTGGTGCTTGTCATGGGCGACGCCGACGGCAAGGTCGCGGGGAATTACCACGGCACCACCGTCCTGACCCAGGTGATGCGCGGCATGTGGGGGGGGCTGGCGCGCAAGCTCGATGCCGCGGGCGCGTTCCAGGTGCGCGCCATTCGCCCGAACAACATTGCCGATGTGGAAGCGGCCTTTCGCGAGTGCAATACGGGCGACACCCGGATCGCCGGCTTCTTCCACGAGATCGTCATGATGAACTACGGCGGCGTCCTGCTGACGAAGGAATTCCTCCAACAGGCCTACGCCCTGTGCCACGCGCACGGCGTGCCGGTCGTGTGCGACGAGATACAGTCCTGCGTCTGGAGTTCGGAGGTGTTCCTCTTCCGCGAATACGGCCTCAAGCCCTCCTTCGTCTCGGCCGGAAAGGGCTTCCCCGGGGGCGAATATCCCGCCTCGCGCATCGTCTTCAGCGCGGCGATGGACAACGACCTGCCGCAGTTCGGCGCGCTCGTCACCAACGGCCAGGAAGAACTCGCATCCCTCGCTTACCTGGTCACGATGAAGTGGGTACAGGCCAACGGCGCGGCCATCGCCGCCAACGGCGAGTACTACGCCGCGCGCCTGCGCGAAGTCGCCGCGCGATTCGACGGGCTCATCACCGGCATCGAGGGCAAAGGCCACATGTCGAGCATTATGGTCGCCGATCTGGACGCCGCCAAAGCCATCGCCGCGCTCTTGGTGGAGTCGGGCCTCGATATCAGCGTACAGGCCTACAAGGCCGATTGCCCGCCCGCGCTCTTGAGCAAGCTCCCCCTGATCGCGGGGCGTGAAGTAATCGATTGCGTGGTGGCCAAAATCGAGGCCGCCCTGGCAACCTATTCCGGCGCCCTGCTCGCCGCGGGACACTAACGTGACCGGAAACATCGCGCAACCCCTGAAGAGCCTTGTGTCCCTGCTGTCGCTGCGGTCCCTGTTGTCCCTGTTGTCCCTGTTGTCCCCGCAACCCCGCCCGCTCCTCCGCCCATGACGCCTGCCCCCCCCAGAAAACAGACCTCCACGCGCCGCCGCGAACAGATCCTCGAATTCCTGGCGGCGGAGGGCGAGGTCTTCGTGCTGGATCTGGCCGAACGCTTCGGCGTCGCGCCCATGACCATCCGCCGCGATCTGGAGGCCTTGGAGCGCCAGAACGTCCTGACGCGCACGCACGGCGGCGCCATTTTCTCGAAGCAGTCGGTGGCGGAGTTCGCGTTCCTCGAGCGCAACCGCACGAGCATCCTGGAAAAACAGGCGATCGCGCGGGAAGCCGCCGCCCTCGTGGAGCCGGGCATGACCATCGTCATGGACACCGGCACCACCACGCTGGAAGTCGCACGCGCGCTTCGCGGGGTCGAGCGGCTTACCGTGCTTACGTCCTCGCTCGCCGTGGCCTCCGAGTTGCACACCCACCCGGACATGGAAATCGTGTTGCTCGGCGGCAACGTGGGGAAGAACAGCCCCGATCTCTTCGGCGCGCTCACGGAGGACAACCTCCGGCGCTTCCGCGTGCAACTCGCCATCCTGGGGGCCGACGCGCTCGACGAGCGCGGCCTCTACACCTCCGGCCTCCATGTCGCGCGGGTGTCCGAGGCGATGATCGACGTCGCGCGGGATACCGTGCTCGTGGCGGACAGCCGGAAATTCCGGCGCCATTCCTTCGTGAAATTCGCCGACTGGCCGAGCATTCGCCACCTCGTCACGGACGATAGCGTGGCGGAAATTGATCGCGCCTGGCTGGAGCAATCGGTGCGGGATGTGCGCTACGCGCGCCCGGACACCGACGCGTTGGCGGGAGGTCCCGGCGCATGCTGATCGGCGCCGATCTGGGCACCACCGCGCTCAAGGTGGCGCTGTACGATCCGAAAACGGGCAATCGCATCGCGGGCGAGAGCGCGGACCTGCCGATCGACGCTGGCGTGGATGGTCGCCGGGAACAGGCGCCCGACGCGATAGTGCGCGCGCTCGCCCGGGCCGTCCGACGAATCGGCCAGGCCGCCGGGGGCCTCGATCGCGTAAGCGGAATCGGGCTGGCCTCGCAGGGCGGCAGCGGTATCGTGGCGGATCGGAAGTCGGGCCGCGCGCTCACCCCCATGGTGCTGTGGAACGATGCGCGGGCCTTTCCACTGCTGCCCGCTATCGCGGCGGAGCGCACCGCGTCCTTCTGGCGCGCGCGCACCTTGCGGGACGATCCCGGCATGGGTCTGGCCCGGCTGCGGCAGCTCTCCGAGGAGGCCCCGGCGCTGGTCTGCCCGGAGAACATCTACGCGGGCGCGGGGGACTACCTGTACCACCACCTTACCGGCCAGTGGCGCCAGGATGCCTGCCACGCCCTGCAAACCGGCTGTTACGACGCGCGGACCGGTGCC contains:
- a CDS encoding TatD family hydrolase; amino-acid sequence: MKYIEPHGHMVSRTTDDYERMALAGCVAISEPAFWAGFDRASVKGFYDYFRQLTEYEPARAKKFGIQHYCWICINPKEGDDPGFAREVIAIIPEFLQKPNVLGVGEIGLNKNTRNELSILEEQISLALQHDQLILVHTPHLEDKRKGTLIILDALKNHGADPGRVLIDHVEEHTVAEVLDRGYWAGMTLYPETKCTSQRAADIIEMHGTERLWMNSACDWGISDPLAVPKARIELKRRGHSDATIQRLTWDNPRTFLGQSANFRVAE
- a CDS encoding type II toxin-antitoxin system HicB family antitoxin, coding for MRIYHFAAVIEKDEDGYYAFCPELQGCYSSGDTFEEARANLADAIRLHVEDRLAGGEEIKVSESINLTTVEVAV
- a CDS encoding 3-dehydroquinate synthase translates to MELDATFRVQYAHRLRCTRGVFQIDNPLLADLAEAPEGSRARCVLVVDEGLARAQSELLREAAGYFDAHHDRLELVAPPCVLPGGETAKRDRATLDRALELISEAHLCRRSYVIVAGGGALLDAVGLAASLAHRGVRLIRIATTTLSQSDSALGVKNGINAFDQKNYLGVYDVPWAVIHDEATLATLDDEDWAAGFSEAVKVALLKDPALFDAIERSASAIHARDEEAAIPILRASAKHHFDHITRNGDPFERGEARPLDFGHWAAHKLEQLSRYEVRHGTAVAIGLALDVTYARLQGWLPEAEHERILHCLDALGFPRYHAAMADGDALLCGLAEFQEHLGGQRSIPMIRAAGDAFEVHEIDDAVMKQALETLRAWQPALAEPGSGLP
- a CDS encoding DeoR/GlpR transcriptional regulator, coding for MTPAPPRKQTSTRRREQILEFLAAEGEVFVLDLAERFGVAPMTIRRDLEALERQNVLTRTHGGAIFSKQSVAEFAFLERNRTSILEKQAIAREAAALVEPGMTIVMDTGTTTLEVARALRGVERLTVLTSSLAVASELHTHPDMEIVLLGGNVGKNSPDLFGALTEDNLRRFRVQLAILGADALDERGLYTSGLHVARVSEAMIDVARDTVLVADSRKFRRHSFVKFADWPSIRHLVTDDSVAEIDRAWLEQSVRDVRYARPDTDALAGGPGAC
- a CDS encoding aminotransferase class III-fold pyridoxal phosphate-dependent enzyme, yielding MTPSPAPFRPVQISLADLCGREFVAAAAGARAWLTGEHATALEAEAVRPVSFFPVAFEQRLIDMLPHVGAVVAPSLPGSAAGASTANFNRATRAAMAPLSGLGYFRIGEDGRLYLATKSEHYHASLGHGFPGYALVDIAKRLGIPNATHNNTRGHITRRLEEELVAAANGISPDDHAAMGLVLASDRLDVLNRVLNLETGSLAVEAALKMILARFYRMQTGLAEPRYAGKTPVVLVMGDADGKVAGNYHGTTVLTQVMRGMWGGLARKLDAAGAFQVRAIRPNNIADVEAAFRECNTGDTRIAGFFHEIVMMNYGGVLLTKEFLQQAYALCHAHGVPVVCDEIQSCVWSSEVFLFREYGLKPSFVSAGKGFPGGEYPASRIVFSAAMDNDLPQFGALVTNGQEELASLAYLVTMKWVQANGAAIAANGEYYAARLREVAARFDGLITGIEGKGHMSSIMVADLDAAKAIAALLVESGLDISVQAYKADCPPALLSKLPLIAGREVIDCVVAKIEAALATYSGALLAAGH